In Pyrus communis chromosome 8, drPyrComm1.1, whole genome shotgun sequence, one genomic interval encodes:
- the LOC137742239 gene encoding putative E3 ubiquitin-protein ligase RF298 isoform X1 has translation MIAHFSFDKLFIIVFGQDSQFLFIYLFCWLGRVGLIDLEGTGENTEELVLVVRSKKKMVNSGTRKGRGASFGKGSKNKRKLADPSPENATKPGSPLTVTPRSELPLEECQKLSDNESAEAGVVQPKEEVEVGDFECADWDDPIVCQLEELLLSYLQAIFRSAIKQVAEHGYSEEVAEKAVSRGGLYIGGKDPLENIVSDTLEVLKKEKDIDASNDQFFNLQHLVEYTMLEMISVVREVRPSLSVAEAMWWLLICDLNILLACTSEGDPFSALGFEESSDSSSPQLSSKADEANSSKPPPAHAQKNPPEALKFGSFRKHSHAPKEVTSEKDSLSSMLDSLEKCLGFTGENVQSISQTSTSEEKSGALKGRTKKELAALRKKSVHMDQNYSAYEKRGGFKSGKVTIGGFVLEKRLKPPPEIPDEQATVASSKSSAKAGATIPSSDGRHHASTKISSASLATGGTVTLPISYLRPTDPKLSQKSCLEKKSGPKAKTPASPKNHDCCAGLPCDDKSLGKDIPRDEIDELFLKSVPQLKDLVPLDYCAGIPYDKSLGKYVAQDERDELILNLVPRLEELHNELESWTNWANEKVMQVSHRLGKERPELKILRQEKAEAEKFKKEKQMLEENTVKRISELKNALSNATDQVEKATSKICRLELENSTLKEELSAAKRMAVESVARNQEALEREQKELKRAQVWEGLRSALQEELETGKKKVAQLQQDLGKAKNVHHQIEARWKRENIEKEKILAQADSIRKEREQCEALTKLEEDGIKLSAEYDMREYMEDIRKVESKLSELKLKSDSSRIAALRRGAAGSFGGSPSDRKGGLATKGNQNATSSKKVRNSPDLRQDRECVMCLSEEMSVVFLPCAHQVVCADCNELHKKQGMKDCPSCRTPIQRRINVRYAHP, from the exons ATGATTGCACATTTCTCTTTTgacaaattatttattattgtttttggtcAAGATTCtcagtttttgtttatttacttgttttgttggTTGGGTCGTGTAGGGTTAATTGATTTAGAAGGGACCGGTGAAAATACTGAGGAGTTAGTTCTTGTTGTTCGTAGTAAGAAAAAAATGGTCAACAGTGGTACCCGGAAAGGCCGAGGTGCATCCTTTGGAAAAGGAAGTAAGAACAAGAGAAAATTAGCTGACCCTTCTCCAGAGAATGCAACTAAACCCGGTTCACCCCTAACTGTAACCCCTCGGAGTGAATTACCTTTGGAGGAATGCCAAAAATTGAGTGACAATGAGTCAGCGGAGGCTGGGGTGGTTCAGCCCAAAGAAGAAGTGGAAGTGGGAGATTTTGAGTGTGCAGATTGGGATGACCCAATTGTGTGCCAGCTTGAAGAACTATTGCTGTCTTATTTGCAAGCAATTTTCCGGAGTGCAATTAAGCAGGTAGCTGAACATGGGTACAGTGAGGAGGTTGCTGAAAAGGCTGTTTCAAGAGGCGGCCTTTACATTGGTGGTAAAGACCCTCTAGAAAATATTGTTAGTGATACTCTGGAGGTTCttaagaaagagaaagatatTGATGCCTCAAATGATCAGTTTTTTAATTTGCAGCACCTGGTGGAATACACAATGCTAGAAATGATCAGTGTGGTTAGGGAGGTCAGGCCATCGTTATCAGTTGCAGAAGCAATGTGGTGGCTGCTGATATGTGACTTGAACATTTTGCTAGCCTGTACATCGGAAGGTGATCCATTTAGTGCTCTTGGTTTTGAAGAATCCTCTGATTCTTCTTCTCCCCAATTAAGCTCAAAGGCAGACGAAGCAAATTCCTCAAAGCCACCACCTGCCCATGCTCAAAAGAATCCTCCTGAAGCACTCAAATTTGGAAGTTTCCGTAAACATTCTCATGCACCCAAAGAGGTAACTTCTGAGAAAGATAGTTTGTCATCTATGCTAGATAGTCTGGAAAAATGCTTAGGATTCACTGGTGAAAATGTCCAATCAATATCTCAGACATCTACCTCTGAAGAAAAGTCAGGAGCTCTAAAGGGGCGCACCAAGAAAGAATTAGCAGCACTTCGGAAGAAGTCCGTCCATATGGATCAAAATTACAGCGCTTATGAGAAAAGAGGAGGCTTCAAATCAGGGAAAGTCACGATTGGTGGTTTTGTTCTAGAGAAGAGGCTAAAGCCTCCTCCTGAAATTCCCGATGAACAAGCAACAGTTGCATCCTCAAAGTCAAGTGCCAAAGCTGGAGCCACCATCCCTTCTTCTGATGGAAGACATCATGCTTCAACCAAGATTTCATCTGCTTCGCTAGCAACAGGTGGCACAGTAACATTACCTATATCTTACTTGCGACCCACAGATCCCAAGCTTTCGCAGAAGTCTTGTTTGGAAAAGAAATCTGGACCTAAGGCTAAGACCCCGGCATCCCCCAAGAATCATGATTGCTGTGCTGGCTTGCCATGTGATGACAAGTCTCTAGGAAAGGATATCCCAAGAGATGAGATTGATGAGCTGTTTTTGAAGTCAGTTCCTCAGCTGAAGGATCTTGTTCCTCTTGATTACTGTGCTGGCATCCCATATGATAAGTCCCTAGGAAAGTATGTCGCGCAAGATGAAAGGGATGAGCTGATTTTGAATCTAGTTCCTCGGCTGGAGGAGCTGCACAATGAACTAGAAAGCTGGACTAATTGGGCCAATGAGAAGGTCATGCAGGTTTCGCATAGGCTTGGTAAGGAACGACCTGAACTTAAAATACTGAGGCAAGAGAAGGCAGAAGCAGAGAAATTTAAAAAGGAGAAACAAATGTTGGAGGAGAACACGGTGAAGAGAATCTCTGAGTTAAAGAATGCATTAAGTAATGCAACTGACCAGGTTGAGAAAGCTACCTCTAAAATCTGTAGGCTTGAGTTGGAGAATTCCACTCTGAAAGAGGAATTGAGTGCTGCCAAAAGAATGGCTGTAGAGTCCGTTGCACGTAACCAGGAAGCATTAGAGAGGGAGCAGAAGGAACTGAAAAGGGCCCAGGTATGGGAGGGGCTGAGGAGCGCATTGCAGGAAGAGCTTGAGACAGGAAAGAAGAAGGTGGCTCAACTGCAACAGGATTTAGGCAAGGCAAAAAATGTCCATCATCAAATCGAG GCTAGATGGAAAAGGGAGAATATAGAAAAGGAGAAAATACTTGCGCAGGCTGACTccataagaaaagaaagagaacaaTGTGAAGCTTTGACAAAATTGGAGGAGGACGGGATCAAACTGAGCGCAGAATATGATATGCGGGAGTATATGGAAGACATTAGAAAAGTTGAGAGCAAGTTATCAGAACTTAAGTTGAAGTCCGACTCCTCAAGAATTGCAGCACTAAGAAGGGGCGCTGCCGGAAGCTTTGGAGGTTCCCCGTCAGACAGAAAAGGTGGGCTGGCAACAAAGGGAAACCAAAACGCTACAAGCTCCAAGAAGGTAAGGAATTCCCCGGATTTGAGACAGGACCGCGAGTGTGTGATGTGCCTATCTGAGGAGATGTCGGTGGTGTTCCTTCCGTGTGCACATCAGGTTgtttgtgcagattgcaatgagcttcacaagaaacaaggaaTGAAGGATTGCCCTTCTTGTAGGACCCCGATTCAGCGGAGGATCAATGTGCGGTATGCTCATCCTTAG
- the LOC137742239 gene encoding putative E3 ubiquitin-protein ligase RF298 isoform X2: MIAHFSFDKLFIIVFGQDSQFLFIYLFCWLGRVGLIDLEGTGENTEELVLVVRSKKKMVNSGTRKGRGASFGKGSKNKRKLADPSPENATKPGSPLTVTPRSELPLEECQKLSDNESAEAGVVQPKEEVEVGDFECADWDDPIVCQLEELLLSYLQAIFRSAIKQVAEHGYSEEVAEKAVSRGGLYIGGKDPLENIVSDTLEVLKKEKDIDASNDQFFNLQHLVEYTMLEMISVVREVRPSLSVAEAMWWLLICDLNILLACTSEGDPFSALGFEESSDSSSPQLSSKADEANSSKPPPAHAQKNPPEALKFGSFRKHSHAPKETSTSEEKSGALKGRTKKELAALRKKSVHMDQNYSAYEKRGGFKSGKVTIGGFVLEKRLKPPPEIPDEQATVASSKSSAKAGATIPSSDGRHHASTKISSASLATGGTVTLPISYLRPTDPKLSQKSCLEKKSGPKAKTPASPKNHDCCAGLPCDDKSLGKDIPRDEIDELFLKSVPQLKDLVPLDYCAGIPYDKSLGKYVAQDERDELILNLVPRLEELHNELESWTNWANEKVMQVSHRLGKERPELKILRQEKAEAEKFKKEKQMLEENTVKRISELKNALSNATDQVEKATSKICRLELENSTLKEELSAAKRMAVESVARNQEALEREQKELKRAQVWEGLRSALQEELETGKKKVAQLQQDLGKAKNVHHQIEARWKRENIEKEKILAQADSIRKEREQCEALTKLEEDGIKLSAEYDMREYMEDIRKVESKLSELKLKSDSSRIAALRRGAAGSFGGSPSDRKGGLATKGNQNATSSKKVRNSPDLRQDRECVMCLSEEMSVVFLPCAHQVVCADCNELHKKQGMKDCPSCRTPIQRRINVRYAHP, encoded by the exons ATGATTGCACATTTCTCTTTTgacaaattatttattattgtttttggtcAAGATTCtcagtttttgtttatttacttgttttgttggTTGGGTCGTGTAGGGTTAATTGATTTAGAAGGGACCGGTGAAAATACTGAGGAGTTAGTTCTTGTTGTTCGTAGTAAGAAAAAAATGGTCAACAGTGGTACCCGGAAAGGCCGAGGTGCATCCTTTGGAAAAGGAAGTAAGAACAAGAGAAAATTAGCTGACCCTTCTCCAGAGAATGCAACTAAACCCGGTTCACCCCTAACTGTAACCCCTCGGAGTGAATTACCTTTGGAGGAATGCCAAAAATTGAGTGACAATGAGTCAGCGGAGGCTGGGGTGGTTCAGCCCAAAGAAGAAGTGGAAGTGGGAGATTTTGAGTGTGCAGATTGGGATGACCCAATTGTGTGCCAGCTTGAAGAACTATTGCTGTCTTATTTGCAAGCAATTTTCCGGAGTGCAATTAAGCAGGTAGCTGAACATGGGTACAGTGAGGAGGTTGCTGAAAAGGCTGTTTCAAGAGGCGGCCTTTACATTGGTGGTAAAGACCCTCTAGAAAATATTGTTAGTGATACTCTGGAGGTTCttaagaaagagaaagatatTGATGCCTCAAATGATCAGTTTTTTAATTTGCAGCACCTGGTGGAATACACAATGCTAGAAATGATCAGTGTGGTTAGGGAGGTCAGGCCATCGTTATCAGTTGCAGAAGCAATGTGGTGGCTGCTGATATGTGACTTGAACATTTTGCTAGCCTGTACATCGGAAGGTGATCCATTTAGTGCTCTTGGTTTTGAAGAATCCTCTGATTCTTCTTCTCCCCAATTAAGCTCAAAGGCAGACGAAGCAAATTCCTCAAAGCCACCACCTGCCCATGCTCAAAAGAATCCTCCTGAAGCACTCAAATTTGGAAGTTTCCGTAAACATTCTCATGCACCCAAAGAG ACATCTACCTCTGAAGAAAAGTCAGGAGCTCTAAAGGGGCGCACCAAGAAAGAATTAGCAGCACTTCGGAAGAAGTCCGTCCATATGGATCAAAATTACAGCGCTTATGAGAAAAGAGGAGGCTTCAAATCAGGGAAAGTCACGATTGGTGGTTTTGTTCTAGAGAAGAGGCTAAAGCCTCCTCCTGAAATTCCCGATGAACAAGCAACAGTTGCATCCTCAAAGTCAAGTGCCAAAGCTGGAGCCACCATCCCTTCTTCTGATGGAAGACATCATGCTTCAACCAAGATTTCATCTGCTTCGCTAGCAACAGGTGGCACAGTAACATTACCTATATCTTACTTGCGACCCACAGATCCCAAGCTTTCGCAGAAGTCTTGTTTGGAAAAGAAATCTGGACCTAAGGCTAAGACCCCGGCATCCCCCAAGAATCATGATTGCTGTGCTGGCTTGCCATGTGATGACAAGTCTCTAGGAAAGGATATCCCAAGAGATGAGATTGATGAGCTGTTTTTGAAGTCAGTTCCTCAGCTGAAGGATCTTGTTCCTCTTGATTACTGTGCTGGCATCCCATATGATAAGTCCCTAGGAAAGTATGTCGCGCAAGATGAAAGGGATGAGCTGATTTTGAATCTAGTTCCTCGGCTGGAGGAGCTGCACAATGAACTAGAAAGCTGGACTAATTGGGCCAATGAGAAGGTCATGCAGGTTTCGCATAGGCTTGGTAAGGAACGACCTGAACTTAAAATACTGAGGCAAGAGAAGGCAGAAGCAGAGAAATTTAAAAAGGAGAAACAAATGTTGGAGGAGAACACGGTGAAGAGAATCTCTGAGTTAAAGAATGCATTAAGTAATGCAACTGACCAGGTTGAGAAAGCTACCTCTAAAATCTGTAGGCTTGAGTTGGAGAATTCCACTCTGAAAGAGGAATTGAGTGCTGCCAAAAGAATGGCTGTAGAGTCCGTTGCACGTAACCAGGAAGCATTAGAGAGGGAGCAGAAGGAACTGAAAAGGGCCCAGGTATGGGAGGGGCTGAGGAGCGCATTGCAGGAAGAGCTTGAGACAGGAAAGAAGAAGGTGGCTCAACTGCAACAGGATTTAGGCAAGGCAAAAAATGTCCATCATCAAATCGAG GCTAGATGGAAAAGGGAGAATATAGAAAAGGAGAAAATACTTGCGCAGGCTGACTccataagaaaagaaagagaacaaTGTGAAGCTTTGACAAAATTGGAGGAGGACGGGATCAAACTGAGCGCAGAATATGATATGCGGGAGTATATGGAAGACATTAGAAAAGTTGAGAGCAAGTTATCAGAACTTAAGTTGAAGTCCGACTCCTCAAGAATTGCAGCACTAAGAAGGGGCGCTGCCGGAAGCTTTGGAGGTTCCCCGTCAGACAGAAAAGGTGGGCTGGCAACAAAGGGAAACCAAAACGCTACAAGCTCCAAGAAGGTAAGGAATTCCCCGGATTTGAGACAGGACCGCGAGTGTGTGATGTGCCTATCTGAGGAGATGTCGGTGGTGTTCCTTCCGTGTGCACATCAGGTTgtttgtgcagattgcaatgagcttcacaagaaacaaggaaTGAAGGATTGCCCTTCTTGTAGGACCCCGATTCAGCGGAGGATCAATGTGCGGTATGCTCATCCTTAG
- the LOC137742239 gene encoding putative E3 ubiquitin-protein ligase RF298 isoform X3, translating into MVNSGTRKGRGASFGKGSKNKRKLADPSPENATKPGSPLTVTPRSELPLEECQKLSDNESAEAGVVQPKEEVEVGDFECADWDDPIVCQLEELLLSYLQAIFRSAIKQVAEHGYSEEVAEKAVSRGGLYIGGKDPLENIVSDTLEVLKKEKDIDASNDQFFNLQHLVEYTMLEMISVVREVRPSLSVAEAMWWLLICDLNILLACTSEGDPFSALGFEESSDSSSPQLSSKADEANSSKPPPAHAQKNPPEALKFGSFRKHSHAPKEVTSEKDSLSSMLDSLEKCLGFTGENVQSISQTSTSEEKSGALKGRTKKELAALRKKSVHMDQNYSAYEKRGGFKSGKVTIGGFVLEKRLKPPPEIPDEQATVASSKSSAKAGATIPSSDGRHHASTKISSASLATGGTVTLPISYLRPTDPKLSQKSCLEKKSGPKAKTPASPKNHDCCAGLPCDDKSLGKDIPRDEIDELFLKSVPQLKDLVPLDYCAGIPYDKSLGKYVAQDERDELILNLVPRLEELHNELESWTNWANEKVMQVSHRLGKERPELKILRQEKAEAEKFKKEKQMLEENTVKRISELKNALSNATDQVEKATSKICRLELENSTLKEELSAAKRMAVESVARNQEALEREQKELKRAQVWEGLRSALQEELETGKKKVAQLQQDLGKAKNVHHQIEARWKRENIEKEKILAQADSIRKEREQCEALTKLEEDGIKLSAEYDMREYMEDIRKVESKLSELKLKSDSSRIAALRRGAAGSFGGSPSDRKGGLATKGNQNATSSKKVRNSPDLRQDRECVMCLSEEMSVVFLPCAHQVVCADCNELHKKQGMKDCPSCRTPIQRRINVRYAHP; encoded by the exons ATGGTCAACAGTGGTACCCGGAAAGGCCGAGGTGCATCCTTTGGAAAAGGAAGTAAGAACAAGAGAAAATTAGCTGACCCTTCTCCAGAGAATGCAACTAAACCCGGTTCACCCCTAACTGTAACCCCTCGGAGTGAATTACCTTTGGAGGAATGCCAAAAATTGAGTGACAATGAGTCAGCGGAGGCTGGGGTGGTTCAGCCCAAAGAAGAAGTGGAAGTGGGAGATTTTGAGTGTGCAGATTGGGATGACCCAATTGTGTGCCAGCTTGAAGAACTATTGCTGTCTTATTTGCAAGCAATTTTCCGGAGTGCAATTAAGCAGGTAGCTGAACATGGGTACAGTGAGGAGGTTGCTGAAAAGGCTGTTTCAAGAGGCGGCCTTTACATTGGTGGTAAAGACCCTCTAGAAAATATTGTTAGTGATACTCTGGAGGTTCttaagaaagagaaagatatTGATGCCTCAAATGATCAGTTTTTTAATTTGCAGCACCTGGTGGAATACACAATGCTAGAAATGATCAGTGTGGTTAGGGAGGTCAGGCCATCGTTATCAGTTGCAGAAGCAATGTGGTGGCTGCTGATATGTGACTTGAACATTTTGCTAGCCTGTACATCGGAAGGTGATCCATTTAGTGCTCTTGGTTTTGAAGAATCCTCTGATTCTTCTTCTCCCCAATTAAGCTCAAAGGCAGACGAAGCAAATTCCTCAAAGCCACCACCTGCCCATGCTCAAAAGAATCCTCCTGAAGCACTCAAATTTGGAAGTTTCCGTAAACATTCTCATGCACCCAAAGAGGTAACTTCTGAGAAAGATAGTTTGTCATCTATGCTAGATAGTCTGGAAAAATGCTTAGGATTCACTGGTGAAAATGTCCAATCAATATCTCAGACATCTACCTCTGAAGAAAAGTCAGGAGCTCTAAAGGGGCGCACCAAGAAAGAATTAGCAGCACTTCGGAAGAAGTCCGTCCATATGGATCAAAATTACAGCGCTTATGAGAAAAGAGGAGGCTTCAAATCAGGGAAAGTCACGATTGGTGGTTTTGTTCTAGAGAAGAGGCTAAAGCCTCCTCCTGAAATTCCCGATGAACAAGCAACAGTTGCATCCTCAAAGTCAAGTGCCAAAGCTGGAGCCACCATCCCTTCTTCTGATGGAAGACATCATGCTTCAACCAAGATTTCATCTGCTTCGCTAGCAACAGGTGGCACAGTAACATTACCTATATCTTACTTGCGACCCACAGATCCCAAGCTTTCGCAGAAGTCTTGTTTGGAAAAGAAATCTGGACCTAAGGCTAAGACCCCGGCATCCCCCAAGAATCATGATTGCTGTGCTGGCTTGCCATGTGATGACAAGTCTCTAGGAAAGGATATCCCAAGAGATGAGATTGATGAGCTGTTTTTGAAGTCAGTTCCTCAGCTGAAGGATCTTGTTCCTCTTGATTACTGTGCTGGCATCCCATATGATAAGTCCCTAGGAAAGTATGTCGCGCAAGATGAAAGGGATGAGCTGATTTTGAATCTAGTTCCTCGGCTGGAGGAGCTGCACAATGAACTAGAAAGCTGGACTAATTGGGCCAATGAGAAGGTCATGCAGGTTTCGCATAGGCTTGGTAAGGAACGACCTGAACTTAAAATACTGAGGCAAGAGAAGGCAGAAGCAGAGAAATTTAAAAAGGAGAAACAAATGTTGGAGGAGAACACGGTGAAGAGAATCTCTGAGTTAAAGAATGCATTAAGTAATGCAACTGACCAGGTTGAGAAAGCTACCTCTAAAATCTGTAGGCTTGAGTTGGAGAATTCCACTCTGAAAGAGGAATTGAGTGCTGCCAAAAGAATGGCTGTAGAGTCCGTTGCACGTAACCAGGAAGCATTAGAGAGGGAGCAGAAGGAACTGAAAAGGGCCCAGGTATGGGAGGGGCTGAGGAGCGCATTGCAGGAAGAGCTTGAGACAGGAAAGAAGAAGGTGGCTCAACTGCAACAGGATTTAGGCAAGGCAAAAAATGTCCATCATCAAATCGAG GCTAGATGGAAAAGGGAGAATATAGAAAAGGAGAAAATACTTGCGCAGGCTGACTccataagaaaagaaagagaacaaTGTGAAGCTTTGACAAAATTGGAGGAGGACGGGATCAAACTGAGCGCAGAATATGATATGCGGGAGTATATGGAAGACATTAGAAAAGTTGAGAGCAAGTTATCAGAACTTAAGTTGAAGTCCGACTCCTCAAGAATTGCAGCACTAAGAAGGGGCGCTGCCGGAAGCTTTGGAGGTTCCCCGTCAGACAGAAAAGGTGGGCTGGCAACAAAGGGAAACCAAAACGCTACAAGCTCCAAGAAGGTAAGGAATTCCCCGGATTTGAGACAGGACCGCGAGTGTGTGATGTGCCTATCTGAGGAGATGTCGGTGGTGTTCCTTCCGTGTGCACATCAGGTTgtttgtgcagattgcaatgagcttcacaagaaacaaggaaTGAAGGATTGCCCTTCTTGTAGGACCCCGATTCAGCGGAGGATCAATGTGCGGTATGCTCATCCTTAG
- the LOC137743708 gene encoding methyl-CpG-binding domain-containing protein 4-like yields the protein MDGRETTKTSSSKKPNIATSSIDVYAAQCAECKKWRVVHSEEEFEEIRSKISTQPFYCNKKSGVTCDDVADIEYNATRTWVIDKPDLPKTPEGFKRHLVVRKDYSKLDAYYITPTGKRLRSQNQVAAFLKENPMFEGISASDFDFAAPKVMEDTVPEIFGKKGSDSSHKKIKTKKNEDQSADIAGEKDVE from the exons ATGGACGGCCGAGAAACGACTAAAACGTCGTCGTCCAAG AAACCAAATATAGCGACAAGTTCGATTGATGTATATGCTGCACAATGTGCAGAATGCAAGAAATGGAGAGTTGTTCATTCAGAAGAAGAGTTTGAGGAAATCAGGAGCAAAATCAGTACGCAACCCTTTTATTGCAACAAGAAATCTGGTGTGACTTGTGACGATGTTGCCGATATTGAGTACAACGCTACTAGGACCTGGGTCATTGATAAGCCTGACCTTCCGAAGACCCCAGAAGGTTTCAAGAGACACTTGGTGGTTAGAAAAGATTATTCCAAACTGGATGCGTATTATATTACACCCACGGGGAAAAGATTGAGATCACAAAATCAGGTGGCAGCGTTTTTAAAAGAAAACCCCATGTTTGAAGGCATATCTGCTTCAGATTTCGACTTTGCAGCCCCAAAGGTAATGGAAGACACCGTTCCTGAGATTTTTGGTAAAAAGGGTTCTGATAGCAgccacaaaaaaattaaaacgaaaAAGAATGAGGATCAAAGTGCTGATATCGCTGGTGAAAAAGATGTTGAGTAG